A segment of the Zonotrichia albicollis isolate bZonAlb1 chromosome Z, bZonAlb1.hap1, whole genome shotgun sequence genome:
AAGGGCATGCAGTGTGGGCAGCCAGGAGCTCTCCCTTAAATGCCATTTTAGACTTAGACAAACCTTGCAAGAACCAAGTCCAGGCAGAGGGCGAGGTATCCCTGGATCACCCTCAGCCACCTGGTACCACCTCCAGAAGTATTTGTTCCCACAAGGGAGCCATGCACAGGGCATTCCTTCCCTTGGGATTTGTGCCTGGGAGCACCATGCCTGTGGCATCCCCTTGATATCTGGGTCTGTGTCTGGGTGTACCCTGCACGCTGCCCAGCTGGTATATTCTGGCCTTGCTCCACCATCCCCtcagcagcaccctggggcaGCATTTGCCCTGAGTGGGATTAGGGAGAGCCaatgccctgcagctgccctcacAGCAGGGCTTTGGCTCCCCCggtgtggggcagcagcagggatgaggTCCCTCTGCATGTGGGGGCACAGAGAGGATGTGGCTGTGTTCCTTCAGTGCCAGCTCAGCGGACTGTGGACGAATGACCAGGACTCACAGATGGAGATTTCAGTGCTGAGGGACAACGGGGACTTCCATGGACAATACCTCACACGAGTCACCCTCTCCGGGAGCTGTGCCCAAGTCTCCCCACTGAggggtgcccagcagcagcttggagGGGAGGGCTGGCCCACCTTTGCCTTCACTGTGCGCTGGGACAAGTTCTCCAGTAAGTGCTGGGACACCTGGAGATGGCATGGCAGTGTCAATGGAAGCttgcagccagcaggaattttctttcaCCAGGAATTCAGCTGGGTGATGCTCTGGTGCAGCTAAGCAGCAACAGCTGCAGGGCATGGTGCTAAGGGGCAATGCTGGGCTTGAACAGGGGAGCCTCTCCTCACCCAGCATCCTTGGGGCACCCGCGGTGGGTCCAGACCCTGTTAGCACAACTGGGATGTAGTGCCACAAATCCTGCCTTGCCTGAGGGAGCCACAGGGAAGGAACCCCCAGCATGGGTTTGGTGGTTCTGTGGCCATTGGAGCAGGAACACAGCTGTGTCTGGGAGGACATGGGGGAACGGAAGAAGCCAGTTTCCCCACAGATCTCCCAATAAGTGCTTCCCCCCAGATGCCACCACCGCCTTCGTGGGGCAATGCTTTGTGGATGCAGGCGGAAAGGAGATGCTGAGCACCACGTGGCTGCTGCGTGAAGCTGTCGGGTCCCTTGAGGAGGACTGGAAAGCCACGAGGTAGTGGGGGGATATGGGCAACACCAATGCCACAGAGGGGTCTATCACTGGCTGGGCGTGTACATACAAATCACAAAAGGGATGGGACTGTTGTGGAAGATGCTTTGAGCTGTTTTacttttcagcatcagtctcattacatggttatcacaatgggaagatgccatcagCTCACATCTCAGACAGCAGACTAAGAACTTagtgttacaacttactttaaaagttttttcaccattcacacaaagcaaaagcacattgacagtagttctatccaaccactataagcacatctacctttggttaaaacaatgcttgcttatttcgaatacaatacctgcttgtaagccttaaaacacaatgcacagagctccatatTAAGCTTCAAATTTCTTAATATCTtactagataaacttttctgtagcttagggagttattctagaaaGCGTCAATACACAAACCATTGTTCTATgtgtctttgcttttcttctttttaaataatttttctgctgacctatcttatggctactgcttagctctaatcacagttccactgtctctgaggcctgccttttgcagctttcccaaaaccttctgattttgtagattcccacaGGCTCCTCGCTGGAGGAAACCTGGGGGGAATTCAGGGACACCCCATCACTGCTGCAAGCCCTGGCAGCTCTGAGTGGGCAGTGTCTGTGGGTCATCTTACAGGAGCTCTCATCTTCTCACAGGGTGGGCAGAAATGTCTTCTCACGCAAACGCACCCCAAAAGGAAAGATCCTGCCGAATTCGTCCCCTCTCTGTGAGGCTGTGTCTTTACCAGGCCCGTGATGGGATGATCTGGCTGCAGCCTAACCCCCAACAAGGCAAGAAAAACCTGCCTCCCAGCTgagaataaaatttaaaaattatctgcTGTTGCTGCCTTTTCTTAGAGTCTGTCCTTGCTACACCTTCTGTCCCCAAAGATGCCCCTGCTGAGGGGAGGATTCACCATTgcccctctgcagggacacctgcATGGCTCCCTGATCCCACCCATTTGCCTCCCTGGGCTCATTTCCCGTCTCATTAAACCCAAACTTCCACCCTGTGTCATCATTCCCCACCTGCCTGATGGTGGCAGGGCTAGCAGCAGCACCCCGAATTCAGCTCACTTCCTTGCAGCGCCTTCATATCCATTCCCACTAGACCCTTTCCAGCCCTGGGAATCCGTGTTCTGTTGGATTGGGCAATGGAGGCAGCATTATCAGTAGATTTGAGATACTGATTAACTTTGTGCTGCATGGCACGTCAAATAAAATATGCACAAGTTTAagaccccatcccaccccattccaTCCCTCTGGGTTACACTCAGGGATTTTCCCTTTCTCTACCATTGCATTTTGGCAGAGTCTCTCTTTTTGCCTCTGTGGACACCTGCCAAGCTTAGTCAGCTCTTTTGGCACAAAGCTTTTGGCAGGTCCGTGGGTGAAGAAAAAGCCTCTTGCAGACGTGTTATGAAAATACCTCAGTCCCAGGGATGACAGCGCTGCAGCTGCACAGTCCATTAAGCCTGGCCCAGCTCTAGCAAAGCTGTAGCATGGTGTCATGAAGTGGGGGGAAACCTGGCACCACCCTGGGATCTATAACAAGCTGGCCTGTCCCTGCCAAACATCACAGAAAGGCAGGAGCTGATGTCAGGCCAAAAGAACAGAGTGTGGCATCCAGGACAACAGCAAAAGACTCCACAGGGGGAATTTCTATGAGTACCTGTGATAGGCCATGAGTTTGGGACTGAAAAAgacaaagaggagggatatgtTAGGAGAGGGCTGTTTTCCACTCAGCCCAGCATTTGAGGTTACCTAGATGGGAGAGACCTGCTCTGAGCGCAGGGGGCCCGGACGTGCCAGGGCTAGCAGTGGGCACTGCGAGGTGCCACCCCAAAGGGGCGCTGCCCCACCCCCAGTTTGCACACTGCAGCCCTGTTGCCATGCCCTGCCCCAAACACTGTTGTCTTGAACACAGCAGGTCTTGATTCAGCTGAGTCCCACCTGAATTTTCAGTTGCCACAGCCATATGCCTGCTCCAGGCATCACAGCAAAGGCACAGCTCAGGAAGACAGGGACAGTGCATGCTGCATACTGCACATCAAAGGTCCTTTAGAGCAGCCAATACAAGAAGTGTGAATACAATGCTGGTTATCACACTCTGTGTGTTTAGCAAACACACTCATTGGGACCTCAGTAATGTTGCTGTGGTTAATTCTTCCTCTAACTCTCACAAAAGTAAAAGCAAAAGCATCAAAATCAGCAGCTGACATCCAGAAAAGGCTGGAGAAATGTTACCGCTTCTAAAATTAGTAAACTTTCCCTTCTGTGCAGCGCTGCAGCATCCTCATCAGGTAgtggcagcagcaaagcagggaGGGGGTAAATGTTGAAATAGGTGGTAGTTTCCAGCCTTTGTGCATGGGAGGCAGATTCCCAAAGAAGGCATTGATGCTTTCCAGGCTACTATAGGGCCTTATAAAAAACTTGTGTCCCCACTCCTCTGCCCAGCCGTGCTTATTCCTGCATTCCTTCAGCCATGACCAGGTCAtgcagacctgcccatctccctcccctgtcccggGCACCCTGACATCAAGCCATTCATCTCACAGCTGCCATCCTGGTGCTGGTGGGGCTCCAGTTACAGCCCTATAAAGGGCGccgggctgcagggctgggaggagctcTTAGCAGCCTTGCAGCCATGGGGAGAAGTGCCTTTGCCCTGGTCCTCGCCCTTGCCCTGGCAGTGTGTGTTGCCCCTGCGGAGAGGAAGGTATGGGGACAGATGACAGTGGGGATGTGGGGCTGACATCCTGCTAGACCCCAAAGTCTGCTGCTGGGGGACCATAGCTCAgctgggagccagggctgggctgctggatCTGGTAGGAACAGCACTGTGCTGCACTGAGGGAAGCTGCAGGGAGGCTGGGAGGACAGGACTGCTCCTGCAAGGatgctgcttgctgtgggaAGTCATTCAGATGAAGGCAAACAGAGCCATACCCCTGACAGCTCTTGTTTTCCCTCCCAGAGAGTAGGGGAAACAGTGCACCTGCTGCTTGATCATGGGGGTCTCACTCTCCCTTCGGTGGGTGAAACCATCCTGGACAGTGGCTGAGCTGGATTACAGCTCAGGCACGATGCTTACACTGAGATGGTGATGCCAGTGGCACATCAGGTCCGTGGCACACCACCCACTGCTGCAGACATctctgggcagagccagggtgAACGGGTGGGAGCAGGATGCTcccccctgtccctccctccaaCCCACAGCCCTGGCCTTGCAGTGCCTTCTCTCTGGGTCGTGGCGGAGCGACACCAGCTGCCAGATGGTTGTGTCCACCCTGAACAAGGACAACAGATTCTCCGGTTTTTACCAGCCGGGACCTGCTGCTGGCTACCCAGAACTCCTCACCTCACCATTGGAGGGGTCCCAACAAGATACAGAGCTGGTCCCACAGCCCACCTTCTCCTTCACTGTGAACTGGAAGCTCCAAGGTAGGCAGCAGGGGGACAtcatcctgcaggcagggatgccAGCAGGACTCAGGGTGACCTTGTGCCTCTCTACCTGACTCACACCATCTTAAACCCTTCCAGACTCAGAGACTGCCTGGACAAGTGTCTTCCTGGGCCAGTGCTATGTGGACCCCGAGGGGAAGGAGACCCTACATGCCCTGTGGCTCCTGCGAGAGGCAGCTGATAGTCCTGCAGAGGACTGGAAAGGCACCCGGTGAGTGCTGGGTCCCAGCCACTGCTCTGCCAGGGTCTTCTGCaactcaggctggaaaagggagaaatcTCACAGGATGAAGCATGGGAGGACCATGAGGGTGGAATGCGTTTGTCACCAGTGATATGCAAGGGCTATGGAGCATCTGTGTAACGTCGTCCACCCCTGCATGCCAGAAGTGCCTCAGGGTGGGGGATCCCTGGATGGGCTCTGGCTACAGAGAGCCCTCTCTGGAGCTTTCTTTCCACTCTCCACAGCAGGAAGAGAAGATAAAGCTGccagcacctggcacagcctCTGCTACAGGCCGTTGGAACCTGCAGTACCTCAGTCAGCCACACAGTGTTCCCCCTGGGCTTCCCCTCTACCCTCCACAGCATGAACGACCCCATCTGATTTGGTGTTTTCTGCAGGGTTGGCACCAGCACCTTCACACGGATAAAATGACAGCAAATGGGAAAATCCAGCAGGCTCAAGATTGCGAGGAGTGCCTAGACAGACTTTGCCCTCACCAACATGCTGCACTTGAGGTGCAACCTCAGCCCAGAGGTTCGTGCTTTCTTAGGCAAGTTCACCAGATGCAAAATAAAGGGTTTCTGTGGGGATGCAGGGCTTGGCTATGTCTTCTGCCCTGCCTCAAATTTGTGGGGTTTGTGTCACCCAGCAGCCACCCTCTCAGATGGGAGGTTGTAGAAGTAAAGGGAGCGACCCATCTTCCTTGATAAGCATCtgactccgatttattgatcaaccaggcactttttataacgtgttaattcacttcatgcatattgcaaaacctgagctctcgataggctgtagagaaaacttcagctcctccttttgtttacaatacctgaagtttgtttattgaaactaagatcagtgttctcaccatgatatgaaaggttctcaaaacctttataTCTGTTCTCAGAATGGCcatctgttcccagagcagccaaggacagaatattGCTTGTTTTTGAGgaaacggtctgagaatcttgttgtttatataaaaggtggctgagaaccttaattatttacagaatcaagcctgggaaaggctgctttacagcaggcttctatctttccctcagctgagcaccttcatggcctctttctttaagccatgtttgaaccaggctctccacaggaGGTTTCATGCTGCACCGAGACTGAAAAAAGACAAGGCTGAGGCCAGCTGAGGCCCTGGGGATGGCGACTGTCCCAGCTCCCCTCCCTGGCAGTGTGCAGCAGGACTGTGCCTGCAAACCTGATGCCATGCTCCGGGTAACATGTCCCTAGGGGTCACTCCCAGATCTCCCTGGCTGTGACCAGGGAGAAGGAGTACTGCAGAGCCTTCCCGCGGGAGCCGAGCACGGGGACCTCTCGGGTGCCCGAACGCCCGAACGGGGCGCTGCAAACGACTCCAGCAGAGCCGTCAGCCTCCGGTTTCCAGTCCCGGCGGATGCGCAGCCCTGGCCGGCTGCCAGCTGCCCTCCCATCCCAGGCCCGGTGAAAGATCCCAAATACCCCGCCCCGAGAGTCCCGTCGGCACGGCTGTGTCCCCCGAGGAATGCACGGGGGTGTATCTTCAGCAATAATGTCTCCAAGGAAAGAGAACACGGGAAGGGCACATCTGGCACTGGCTGGATTTTTTTAGCCGTCACAGCCCGACCTCTCTGCCTTAGACACTTTGCCAAAGTTCTCCTAACACGACTCCTGGGGGTTCAGCAGGCCCAgggctgaggtgcccagctgtgAGAGCTGGAAGGAGGCAGTGGTTCCATCACTGTATTTCCAGCTGCTTTTTAAACCAGTTTTCAGATGTTAGTTTTTCTGTTTCCACCAATATCCAGCAGCTGGTGCTAGTGGATAAAAATAGGATGGATGATGACACAGGATTTAGATTTCCCTTGAAGAGGTGGATATATCTTGTTTCTGCTACTGACTGAATTTTCCATCTCTGTGAGAAACCctaattcattttttttaaaagggcAAACCTGATTTGTTTAAAGCCACAATGAGGAAGTGTTTAGTATTGCTTACACAGCCTAGGACTTCCTTAGCAATAGAAAGcaaatttcattttatgtttTCACAATTTTCAATATATCACTATTATGGAAAGGAGAAGATACCCTAATACTTGAGGAGTCACCAAGCAAAGAGGAGTCACTAAGCAAAAAAGATTCTGTTTCCATCTGGCAACACCCATCTGGGACTTGCCAAGGACTATCCAGGATATTTTGCCCTGAAAAACTCATACTTCCAGTCTGCCAGTGTAGTCCCACAATGCTCACAAAGGCACTTGCTGGGGCACAGGGGAGATACAGGTCAATCTGGGGCATAACAGAGGGAACAAGGTGGGGACACAAGCTGGGACCATACCACCGACCTAAGGCAGAGtgtggggctctgtgtgcaTGCAAGCAGCCCCAGTGCACATGCACACCATGCTCTGACCCCACAGCATGCAAGGAAAAAGAGCAGGGATCTGCAGCAAAGAGGACAAGGAGGGTGGCAAGAATATCAGTtggctcctgcccctctgcttgaTATAATCAAGTCCTCAGCCAAAGACTCATCATGAGCACTTAAATCATTGCTGTCCTTTTACCCATGGCATGAGGTCCAGGCTGAGCTTCATTTCTCTTCCCAGGTCAGAGCTGATTGCTGTGGGACTGGCACAGGAACACAGAAAGCAATGAAAAACAGCAGACTTGGGCCATTATGAGGCCGTAGAGCAGTCCTCCCCAAaactcccagctcctggctcccaGCCTGCTCTCCCAGAGTTATCTCCCTTCCTGACATCTGGCCAAGCAAGCCAGACAGCTACAAAGAGCAATACTGACCCCATCATACCCAGGCAAACACCAGCTCACATGGCTGCTCCCAACTTTCCTGGCAACACCACCATGTATTACTTCAGATGGTTCATTTGATATTGATTACTGCTGGGTCAGGGACACTGTGTAACATCTGTGACACTACACACTCTGGCCTTGAACTGCAAAAAATGAAACTAAAGGGGGACCAGGCCATTACACACACCGACCCTGAACTGCAAAAATGAAAGTAGGATGGGAACAGGACATTACATACCTTGGCTTCGAACTGCAAAAAACTGAAACTTAAGTGCTGAGGGGCATTACACACCCTGGCCTCAAACTGCAGAAAATTAAACTGAAGTGTAGATGGGGTCCTAGACCTTGCTGATGCCCTGCATACCTCTGGGGAAAGAGTTCCAGTGGTTCCCTGGTGATGCTCAAGGGCTGTCAGTCCTGGCCAGGGTCGGGCTGTGACCCAGCCCTGTTGGGAGCATGCTGAGGCAGAGGCCCTGGATGAGCCTCTCCTTGGCTGCCTCCTCTCTGGACACAGCACTGTCTCATATCTTGCTTGGTTTTGCTCCCTGGGTGGGATGCAAGAGTGAAGCTTCCTGCACTCACTGCCTTGCTGAGCTCCTGTGCCCCCAAATTCTacactgggctctgcagcatGAGCTCAGGGTCTACCAGTGCCTCCTGTGGAACCAGTGATCCCAACCAGACCTAGGGACAATCCTGAATTTAGCAACCCCGCAGCAGGCAAGGCCCACCCGGTGGCTGTTGCAgcaccctggctctgctccactTCCTGCGATTGTGCAGCTCCCATTACGAAAGCAGCGGCGGGGCTGACACCAGCTCCTCGCGCTTCCTCCAGGGGAAGCTGCTGCTTCCGCAGCGCTGGAGGGTTGCGTGTGCGTGGTGGGTGCTGGCTGCTCACCACATACGGGTGCTGGCTGCTCACCACATACACTTTTCTCCAAGAGTGCTTTTGCACCCTTGAAGCGGGGTGAGAGCAAAGCAACAGCCCTGCAAACCCAAAACGTGCCTCAACACgcccctgtgcagagccacagccaGGCGACTTCCCCTGCATTGCTCTGAGAGGGATTGcccctgaacctcccctgggtTTCACCCACAaggctcccagccccatgtagagccccagcagcccagcaccttGCCAAAACAACCAGAGAGGACTGAGTCACACAccattaatatttatttagaCTCTATTAATAAGGAAGCTATTCATTATTATTCTGATCCAATTTGAAGCTATCCCTGCTCATTGCACAGAGAactggactagatgacctttagaggccccttccaatccaaaccattctatatGACTCTATGGAATGTCCTGCAGTAGGACAAGGACATCTCTACAGGTACCACCAAGCTGCACTCTGGCAAAGACACTGCTCAGCAGCTCAAAGTGCTTCTGTTCAACCCAGAGCCATTGACTGCATcaccagccagcacagcaaggcTTGGGCACACAAGGACATGGCTTTGAAACTGTCCTGTGGCCAGGAAAGCCTTTGAAAGAgcaagcagctctgctgctctctgaaCATGCTGCCTCAGCAGTCTGGCTCAGGGCATGCCTGCTCCCAAAAGCCCAAAAGCCTGCAGGAGATGAAAGGCTCAGCCCTTACAGTAGGCAAACAGCACACATGGCTCAGGAAGGACTCCAAATTACCTCCTCtagccaggctgggagctgtggccaTGGCTCAAAAGCTAGCAGGAACAGGCGACATGCTGGGTCTGtcgcagcagcaggcaggactaCTCCTGTGAAAGCACTGAAGGTCAAATTGCTCCCTCACACCTTAGTAATCAGGCAACACTGCAGTATTAAGGAGCACTGACATGGAACATAGGTTTGGGGCCACAACACAGACTAGAAAGTGCCTTGATCTCCAGCTGGGCAGTGAagaagcagggcagcagccTCCACTGCCAGCTGCATCCAGTCAGACCAAGTACTGGCACCTCAGTCCGACTGCCTcaactctccctgccacagctcaTCCACACAAGCCACCAGATGCACTCTGGGCTGCAAGCCACATCAGCAGCCACAGTGAAATTCTCAGAATTTCCTGTCCCATGTCAGATGGAGTCAGATAAAAAATGTCAGATCAATTCCTTCCTGGTAAACCCTCTGAGTCACTGGCAATGAGAAGAGTATTCAGAAGAAACTGCTTGGAGAGATAATCTGTTACTGCAGATCTGTCCCTGCTCCACGGGATGCCCAGTATCATCCCAAGGAGCAGGATGCAGCACTGGTCACATCTCATTGGCATGGTGCTGCTGGATGAGAACTCTGTCAGGGTGTTCTACCCACTCCTGACCCTTGGATTTCCATGGCACCAAcactgctgctggcaaaggATCACTCTGGGGTGGGCCCGGCTTGGAGCCTGCTGCTGCCGGAGGGTCAGAGGATGAGTTGCTGTTGAAAGATCTGGGACTGGAGTTAAGTGGACTCTGCCCCTCTTCCCATGACTGACTGAGGTTGCCCAACAGCAAGGAGtctccaggctctgggctgAAGCCCTCCAGTTCAGTGTCATGCTGGACATCAGGTGCTCCCTGGTTCGGAAACTCACGGATCTGCCGTGACAGCACTGTAAGAGAGGTAGAGCCAACCCTGTCATTTCCAGCCTCCCACCCTCCTGTGCAAAGCATGGAGCTACCACAGAGCCCAGGAGAGAGGACAAACTGTTTAACCAGGACTTCCTCTTCCCaggggaggcggggagaggatgctgcacagctgccaggcacaAGCACAGTTTGTGCTCCAAGAGGGACCGGAACTCTCCTGTCCTTGCACCGCCCCTGGCACAGGGCCCTGCTTTCAGGCAGgcctctgcagcagggctgaggaaaAATCCAGAGCTGGGGCAAGACAGCAAGAAAAACCT
Coding sequences within it:
- the LOC102072068 gene encoding avidin is translated as MQAERQLGRAFRSPAAMEGGAFILVLALAVALAESAAPAERKCQLSGLWTNDQDSQMEISVLRDNGDFHGQYLTRVTLSGSCAQVSPLRGAQQQLGGEGWPTFAFTVRWDKFSNATTAFVGQCFVDAGGKEMLSTTWLLREAVGSLEEDWKATRVGRNVFSRKRTPKGKILPNSSPLCEAVSLPGP
- the LOC102072251 gene encoding avidin-like, with translation MGRSAFALVLALALAVCVAPAERKCLLSGSWRSDTSCQMVVSTLNKDNRFSGFYQPGPAAGYPELLTSPLEGSQQDTELVPQPTFSFTVNWKLQDSETAWTSVFLGQCYVDPEGKETLHALWLLREAADSPAEDWKGTRVGTSTFTRIK